In one Paenibacillus sp. JQZ6Y-1 genomic region, the following are encoded:
- a CDS encoding NAD/NADP transhydrogenase alpha subunit — MKCISVYTDNFEQFSDIFEQIVSEELAENEEKVVEGITVNYSGDVPEHYIERMAQKRDVVVMKDKGRGITILQHGKLFEILVPVAETEASVI; from the coding sequence ATGAAATGCATTTCCGTCTACACTGACAATTTTGAACAATTCTCGGATATTTTCGAGCAAATCGTATCCGAAGAGTTGGCTGAAAATGAAGAGAAGGTAGTTGAAGGTATCACAGTCAACTATTCCGGCGACGTACCGGAGCATTACATCGAGCGTATGGCACAAAAACGTGATGTCGTTGTTATGAAGGACAAAGGCAGAGGCATCACCATTCTGCAGCACGGCAAACTGTTTGAAATTCTGGTGCCAGTTGCTGAAACGGAAGCGAGCGTAATCTAA
- the nth gene encoding endonuclease III, with protein sequence MNAATVRHILDTIAGMFPDAHCELNHSNAFELTIAVLLSAQCTDATVNKVTVDLFQKYRTPQDYLSVPLEELEQDIRRIGLYRSKAKHIQNLCHILIEKYGGDVPGEHDLLVQLPGVGRKTANVVVSNAFGVPAFAVDTHVERVSKRLGLANWKDNVMEVERKLMKKVPREDWTQSHHQFIFFGRYHCKAQNPACQICPLLDVCREGKKRMKTSLVIKDKKATKPRKSASSAIGLQGNETNTTT encoded by the coding sequence ATGAATGCCGCTACGGTAAGACATATTCTGGATACGATCGCCGGCATGTTTCCTGATGCACACTGCGAACTTAATCATAGTAACGCCTTTGAACTGACTATTGCGGTACTGCTCTCCGCACAGTGTACCGACGCAACCGTCAACAAGGTAACCGTTGATTTGTTTCAGAAGTACCGGACACCGCAGGATTACCTGAGTGTACCGCTGGAGGAACTGGAACAGGATATACGGCGCATCGGTCTGTACCGAAGCAAAGCGAAGCATATTCAAAACCTGTGCCATATTTTGATCGAAAAATACGGCGGGGATGTTCCGGGTGAGCATGATCTGCTCGTTCAGTTACCCGGTGTCGGACGCAAGACCGCCAATGTGGTGGTGTCCAACGCTTTTGGTGTGCCTGCTTTTGCTGTGGATACCCATGTGGAACGGGTGTCCAAACGACTGGGTCTCGCGAATTGGAAAGACAATGTAATGGAAGTGGAGCGCAAGCTGATGAAAAAGGTGCCGCGTGAGGATTGGACGCAGTCGCATCATCAGTTTATCTTTTTTGGCAGGTATCATTGCAAGGCACAAAATCCCGCCTGCCAGATTTGCCCGTTGCTCGACGTTTGCCGTGAAGGCAAAAAACGAATGAAAACGTCCCTGGTGATCAAAGACAAAAAGGCAACCAAGCCGAGAAAGTCCGCGTCATCGGCCATCGGTCTGCAGGGGAACGAAACCAATACTACAACATAA
- a CDS encoding N-acetylmuramoyl-L-alanine amidase family protein, giving the protein MKKLGFLMFLFVFLWSFPHIGEAATSTKVVLNGQELSIPEDVQNIDGSVMIPIRVVSENLGYKVQWNQSEGRVTIDSDSKSIQLFIGKKSAAVGNTTYNLNTAPVVQNGTTLVPIRLVSEQMGIGLSWNNSDKIVTLTTSGDDTGGGTNSGSGTGSAENGLALVNGISFSESRLLVTLDKSVTPKVSKMDSPDRIVVDLPNTNFGDGFAAQGPDASAGQIATIAVPNNNNVSQIRYSQYSTDPSSVRVVIDLKNKQNYEVFTEDSLLIVDLTPDTGKTTDPTTTTGPTQPGTGVGGSGKKVVVIDAGHGDQDPGAIGSQTTEKKLNLALALKVEALLKQDPNIDVILTRSDDTFLELKERVKIAEKLGADVFVSIHANSSGSSAASGTETYYQRASSKKLAQTIHKYFVAATGFKDRGVQYGNFHVIRETTMPAVLLEVGFISNKTEESKMMDTSKQDQVAASIVKGIKEYMGVS; this is encoded by the coding sequence ATGAAGAAATTGGGTTTTTTGATGTTTTTGTTTGTGTTTTTGTGGTCCTTTCCCCATATTGGCGAAGCCGCCACTAGCACAAAAGTTGTACTGAACGGCCAGGAGCTTAGCATTCCGGAGGATGTACAAAATATTGATGGCTCGGTCATGATACCGATCCGCGTCGTTTCGGAAAATCTAGGCTACAAGGTACAGTGGAATCAATCGGAAGGTCGAGTAACGATTGATAGCGACAGTAAGTCAATTCAACTGTTTATCGGTAAAAAATCCGCTGCGGTTGGCAACACAACGTACAATCTGAACACGGCACCTGTCGTTCAGAACGGTACAACACTGGTTCCGATCCGTCTCGTGAGCGAGCAGATGGGTATCGGTCTCAGCTGGAACAACAGCGACAAAATCGTAACATTGACAACTTCGGGTGATGACACCGGCGGAGGAACGAATTCGGGCTCGGGAACAGGTAGCGCCGAAAATGGTCTTGCACTGGTGAATGGCATCAGCTTCAGCGAAAGTCGGTTGCTGGTGACGCTCGACAAGAGCGTAACGCCAAAAGTGTCCAAAATGGATTCGCCGGATCGCATTGTGGTCGATCTGCCTAACACAAACTTCGGTGATGGCTTTGCTGCTCAAGGACCGGACGCAAGTGCAGGACAGATTGCAACAATCGCCGTGCCAAACAACAACAATGTATCTCAAATTCGTTATTCGCAATACAGCACGGACCCATCCAGCGTACGTGTTGTCATTGATCTGAAGAACAAACAAAACTATGAGGTCTTTACCGAAGATAGTCTGCTGATTGTCGATCTGACACCAGACACAGGGAAAACGACCGATCCGACAACAACAACTGGTCCAACTCAGCCGGGTACAGGCGTAGGTGGCTCTGGTAAAAAGGTAGTTGTCATTGATGCAGGACACGGTGATCAGGACCCGGGTGCTATTGGGTCACAAACGACAGAGAAAAAGCTGAATCTAGCGCTTGCTCTGAAAGTGGAAGCTCTGCTCAAGCAGGACCCGAATATTGATGTGATTCTGACTCGCTCGGATGACACCTTCCTTGAATTGAAGGAACGCGTGAAGATTGCCGAGAAGTTGGGTGCAGACGTATTCGTTTCTATTCATGCCAACAGTAGCGGCTCCTCAGCAGCTTCTGGTACGGAAACCTATTATCAACGTGCTAGCAGTAAGAAACTGGCTCAAACGATTCATAAGTATTTTGTGGCAGCGACCGGCTTCAAGGATCGTGGCGTGCAATACGGCAATTTCCATGTTATCCGCGAAACAACTATGCCAGCCGTGCTTCTGGAAGTAGGCTTTATCAGTAACAAAACCGAAGAATCCAAAATGATGGATACGAGCAAGCAGGATCAAGTAGCTGCATCCATTGTCAAAGGGATCAAGGAGTACATGGGCGTATCGTAA
- a CDS encoding NADPH-dependent FMN reductase produces MPEVLLICGSLAKNAHTLALLEYTEQRLKEEGCTTHLWDLKQKPLPMTDPTYHHEPHLSPDPAVQEFIGILQKADVIVVGSPNYHNSYSGVLKNAIDWMNMDLCRNKIFGLLANGGGIRSTQPLDHLRIVVRGLLGLAIPAQVSACNNDFVLDNDKYVIQNADMLLRMNAFTEQLLDYAHKFLPSQSIK; encoded by the coding sequence ATGCCAGAAGTATTATTAATTTGCGGTAGCCTTGCTAAAAACGCTCATACCCTTGCATTGCTTGAATATACGGAGCAACGTTTGAAAGAGGAAGGCTGTACCACCCATCTTTGGGATTTGAAACAAAAACCGTTGCCTATGACAGATCCGACCTATCATCATGAACCACATCTTTCTCCCGATCCAGCAGTACAGGAGTTTATTGGGATTTTGCAAAAAGCTGATGTGATTGTGGTAGGTTCTCCGAATTACCATAATTCATATTCAGGCGTTCTTAAAAATGCGATAGATTGGATGAATATGGATCTATGTCGCAATAAGATTTTTGGGTTACTGGCTAATGGAGGCGGAATAAGAAGCACTCAGCCACTGGATCATCTTAGAATTGTGGTACGTGGCTTGCTGGGCTTAGCTATTCCTGCTCAAGTTTCAGCGTGTAATAATGATTTTGTATTAGATAATGATAAGTATGTGATTCAAAATGCAGATATGTTGTTGCGTATGAACGCATTCACAGAGCAATTATTAGATTACGCACATAAGTTTTTGCCAAGTCAATCTATAAAATAA
- a CDS encoding MFS transporter, translated as MNRNIVLLWLANTTSIFGTSIYTLALTLLSLEYTHNALGAGAVLFASVIPYLFIGIIGGAVSDRVNRKHVMIVCDVARGVITLWIPIAHSLGILNISQIVVVSFLITSLRAFFHPANQASIPELANDKNELNKVNAYIGSTENLSLMLGPSLGGLLLLFHFDATQLLYVDSLTYFISAILIVCIKYPAMQYSKLNWGLLFSKSNVLYDSWSIFGFMFKGNRTIFIMMLAFALQLLVGVGILQLGIPELLQFIGVGGEQNLGFVMSAIAFSAMISSLALANFKLKQPIKWVFFGYTIRCAAYVILAYANNIEMVLIAACVLGLGSTVSGTTMTTVLQLQSPSSMLGKVMAVRSSIGNVADAFAYLFIGGLLSIFSLAVSLIIAAIYSFLSAILLYIWWKRSCDTNNPVINTTANI; from the coding sequence ATGAATCGTAATATTGTTTTATTATGGTTGGCGAATACTACATCTATATTTGGAACATCGATCTATACACTGGCTCTGACCTTACTTTCTCTTGAGTATACTCATAATGCGCTCGGAGCAGGGGCGGTATTATTCGCTTCCGTCATTCCATACCTGTTTATTGGAATTATTGGAGGAGCAGTAAGTGATCGTGTTAACCGTAAACATGTAATGATAGTTTGTGATGTTGCAAGGGGTGTTATTACGCTATGGATTCCCATTGCACATAGCTTGGGTATTTTAAACATTTCACAAATTGTTGTGGTAAGCTTTTTAATTACAAGTCTAAGAGCATTTTTTCATCCTGCGAATCAAGCGAGTATACCTGAATTGGCAAATGATAAAAATGAATTGAATAAAGTGAATGCCTATATTGGGTCGACCGAAAATTTAAGTCTTATGTTAGGTCCTTCATTGGGAGGATTGTTACTGCTATTTCATTTTGATGCTACACAATTATTATATGTCGATAGTTTGACTTATTTTATTTCAGCGATACTGATTGTATGTATTAAATATCCAGCTATGCAGTACAGTAAATTGAATTGGGGTCTTCTTTTCTCTAAAAGCAATGTGCTATATGACAGCTGGTCGATTTTTGGATTTATGTTTAAAGGAAATCGTACCATCTTTATTATGATGCTGGCATTTGCTCTTCAACTATTAGTAGGTGTAGGGATATTACAATTAGGAATTCCAGAACTTCTTCAGTTTATCGGAGTAGGCGGAGAGCAAAATCTTGGCTTTGTGATGTCGGCTATTGCATTTTCCGCCATGATATCGTCTCTAGCGCTGGCTAACTTCAAATTGAAGCAACCGATTAAATGGGTGTTTTTTGGTTATACTATTCGGTGCGCAGCGTATGTCATTCTAGCCTATGCTAATAATATAGAAATGGTTTTAATCGCAGCTTGTGTACTTGGATTAGGAAGTACAGTATCTGGAACCACTATGACAACAGTGCTGCAACTTCAGTCTCCTTCCAGCATGCTTGGTAAAGTCATGGCAGTTCGTTCTAGTATTGGCAATGTAGCAGATGCGTTTGCTTATTTGTTTATTGGTGGTCTTTTATCTATATTTAGTTTAGCGGTATCTCTAATCATTGCAGCAATCTACTCTTTTCTCTCGGCTATCTTACTGTATATATGGTGGAAGCGAAGCTGCGATACCAATAATCCTGTTATCAATACAACAGCCAACATATAA
- a CDS encoding M16 family metallopeptidase — protein MQTTKKQILFNWEEMLNRTTGKLTFFYPIGAASEVPVGLAHMLEHLIANKLAALVANISANTTRDFTEFTIIGDASQLHNAMQCLFTIAELKWDEEEVEREKSIILRELDQYYLDSNYVYREQLQAAIFANQSYGLSITGNKENVAELHTTIMNQWTSLYPSPVKIEGCGPWKQQDIQDLIRPFLSNMYNDPNPSFLAKVDQIGVGYTCLPVDSYSIIARKHSFQGSGWVLNHNEPISQHASEALLIIWKYRLKRAVHVADLKLNPRIFVYDHAGVFTLDHAGTSFLDFQCKVNECLTLMNMPLTKDEYKYCKTHLLIHYFRSRENLLQRPMLSSQEWLKQFPSLEQLQCTAQAIVHQLNLDEMISLGTDESYNNSYKTIGMTVKQEKHKYPVSREPLELTPIMQVKTEDAHSVSGTSLQSLPNDYLYDLPYVHLSTLSLTERYHVLYRVESQRLLQLKDISKSLYQNGMVEHIRYEGNETMIHLAFFKASDLIHSIESVRLFLQSVTASLSSIKQDELHFPSLEFDLKWNTYEAMKHYDWIGTNEHGLAKLKGVSILQPMMSQNERLTVDHISQSIQNSNHLDSFDNNNEQATIDDGNSIHWSRDWTGVVVAYPIPVICRQSFIVQECAFGLTERDFDSLESWIRKKGFAYRIVQSIIAADRQYHYFGVQCSMTNVLDIIQLVKEWIQYLVERVSTIEQWANQRWSNREANEYDSVGQCLRSTDRFVYYKALERKYFLNKGLEQSKDSYTLFEYVQEMLATHPKIIRFGPLEQGERG, from the coding sequence ATGCAAACAACCAAAAAGCAAATACTGTTCAATTGGGAGGAAATGTTAAATAGAACGACCGGAAAATTAACTTTTTTCTACCCTATTGGAGCTGCTTCTGAAGTGCCTGTGGGTCTCGCTCATATGTTAGAGCATTTGATTGCTAATAAGCTGGCTGCTCTTGTCGCCAACATATCAGCAAACACAACAAGAGATTTTACCGAATTCACAATTATTGGTGATGCTTCTCAATTGCATAATGCCATGCAATGCTTGTTCACAATTGCGGAATTGAAGTGGGACGAAGAAGAAGTAGAGAGAGAGAAATCTATTATTTTACGTGAACTGGATCAATATTATTTGGACTCCAATTATGTATATCGAGAACAATTGCAGGCAGCCATATTTGCTAATCAAAGTTATGGATTAAGTATTACAGGTAACAAAGAAAATGTAGCAGAGCTTCATACAACTATAATGAATCAATGGACATCTCTGTATCCTTCACCGGTCAAAATAGAAGGCTGTGGTCCTTGGAAACAACAGGATATCCAAGATCTCATACGTCCATTTCTATCGAACATGTACAATGATCCGAATCCATCCTTTTTAGCAAAGGTGGATCAAATTGGAGTTGGCTATACATGTTTGCCAGTAGATTCATACTCAATTATTGCTAGAAAACATTCTTTTCAAGGATCTGGGTGGGTACTAAACCACAACGAACCTATCTCTCAACACGCCTCGGAGGCATTATTAATCATTTGGAAATATAGACTCAAAAGAGCAGTCCATGTAGCTGATCTCAAGCTGAATCCTCGTATATTTGTGTATGATCATGCTGGTGTGTTCACGTTGGATCATGCCGGAACAAGCTTTTTGGATTTTCAATGTAAAGTAAATGAATGTTTAACGTTGATGAATATGCCTTTAACCAAGGATGAATATAAATATTGTAAAACACATTTGTTAATTCATTATTTCCGTAGTCGTGAGAATCTGCTTCAGCGTCCTATGCTTTCGTCACAGGAATGGCTGAAGCAGTTTCCTAGCCTGGAACAGCTTCAGTGTACTGCACAAGCTATTGTTCATCAGTTGAATCTGGATGAAATGATAAGTTTGGGTACAGATGAATCTTACAATAATTCGTATAAGACCATTGGTATGACAGTAAAGCAGGAAAAACATAAATATCCTGTGAGTAGAGAACCGTTGGAACTCACCCCAATCATGCAGGTCAAAACCGAAGATGCACATTCCGTTTCGGGTACATCTTTACAATCGCTTCCTAATGATTACTTGTATGATCTACCCTATGTTCATCTAAGTACCCTATCGCTGACGGAACGATATCATGTGTTATACCGTGTGGAGTCTCAACGTCTATTGCAATTGAAGGACATCAGCAAATCGCTATATCAGAATGGTATGGTTGAACATATTCGCTATGAAGGGAACGAGACGATGATTCACCTTGCTTTTTTTAAGGCAAGTGATTTGATTCATTCTATCGAGTCAGTTAGGTTGTTTTTGCAATCTGTAACTGCAAGCTTATCATCCATCAAACAAGATGAACTTCATTTTCCTAGTCTAGAATTTGATTTGAAGTGGAACACATACGAAGCGATGAAGCACTACGATTGGATAGGAACGAATGAACATGGATTAGCGAAATTAAAGGGAGTTAGTATCTTACAACCTATGATGTCTCAGAATGAGCGGTTGACGGTGGATCATATTTCTCAAAGCATACAGAATTCAAACCATCTGGATTCATTTGACAACAACAATGAGCAAGCAACCATTGACGATGGGAACAGTATACACTGGAGTCGGGATTGGACGGGGGTTGTCGTAGCATATCCCATTCCTGTGATTTGCAGACAATCATTCATAGTGCAGGAATGTGCTTTTGGATTAACGGAAAGAGACTTTGATTCTTTGGAGAGCTGGATTAGAAAAAAAGGGTTTGCCTATCGAATCGTACAAAGCATTATTGCCGCAGATCGTCAGTACCACTACTTCGGTGTTCAATGTAGTATGACGAATGTGTTAGATATAATCCAGCTAGTAAAAGAATGGATACAATATTTGGTGGAGAGAGTGTCGACTATTGAACAATGGGCGAATCAAAGATGGAGCAATAGGGAAGCAAACGAATATGATTCAGTAGGACAGTGTTTACGATCAACGGATCGTTTCGTTTACTATAAAGCGTTAGAGCGAAAATACTTTTTGAATAAAGGATTGGAGCAATCGAAAGATTCCTATACGTTGTTTGAATATGTACAAGAAATGCTCGCAACACATCCAAAGATTATTCGATTCGGACCTTTGGAGCAGGGGGAGAGAGGATGA
- a CDS encoding NAD-dependent epimerase/dehydratase family protein, which produces MTVLIIGAGLIGSHIAKSCLSSGNCVRMVGFHLEHEYIHNISGLSRECMIDMAISSKEQVYTLLQEYAIETVIIAAGSMHQTFQKHTGAAIANEARLLMSIYEACLMKPPKQLIYISSLAVYGSGRERSEDQLPIPVSAYGISKLYSEQLIGRLSQQTNTSVHILRPAGVLGPNPSTSGNWMSTAINQLFIKDDPNLSSSIQWKQEIECTDVRDLAGFVAELLQSNLVNPESSIEILNIGSGKMLSAEQLMYELKCFFRLPVQSESITFATSQALPIEKANTLYGYVPAYTFADSLMYIAQYYGRDYANNQKANTVQLGGNVK; this is translated from the coding sequence ATGACGGTCCTGATTATCGGTGCAGGTCTTATCGGAAGCCATATTGCCAAAAGCTGCTTATCATCAGGAAATTGTGTGAGAATGGTCGGTTTTCACTTGGAGCATGAATACATCCATAACATTTCGGGATTGAGCAGAGAATGTATGATTGATATGGCGATAAGCAGCAAAGAACAGGTGTATACTCTTTTGCAGGAGTACGCTATTGAAACAGTGATCATTGCTGCTGGTTCTATGCATCAAACATTTCAAAAGCATACGGGAGCTGCTATTGCAAATGAGGCACGATTGCTCATGTCCATATATGAGGCATGTCTCATGAAACCACCAAAACAACTGATTTACATAAGCTCTCTTGCAGTATATGGATCGGGACGTGAACGATCTGAAGATCAATTACCTATACCTGTTAGTGCATATGGCATCTCTAAACTTTATAGCGAACAGTTAATTGGCAGGTTAAGTCAACAAACCAATACCTCTGTACACATTTTGAGACCTGCGGGAGTTTTGGGACCTAATCCATCTACAAGCGGAAACTGGATGAGTACTGCAATTAATCAACTATTTATAAAAGATGACCCGAATTTATCCTCGTCCATACAATGGAAACAAGAGATAGAATGTACAGATGTTCGGGATCTTGCAGGTTTTGTAGCGGAATTATTGCAAAGCAATCTTGTAAATCCAGAATCATCTATTGAAATCTTAAATATTGGATCTGGAAAAATGTTATCTGCAGAACAACTGATGTATGAATTGAAATGTTTTTTTCGACTTCCAGTACAATCTGAATCGATCACATTTGCCACTTCACAAGCATTGCCTATTGAAAAAGCAAATACGTTATATGGCTATGTTCCAGCTTATACATTTGCAGATTCACTGATGTATATTGCTCAGTATTACGGGAGGGATTATGCAAACAACCAAAAAGCAAATACTGTTCAATTGGGAGGAAATGTTAAATAG
- a CDS encoding pyridoxal phosphate-dependent aminotransferase: protein MDMTSSQSIIDVSFGDIRGGPHEGIRTFVSDLAAQEWGGYTPPAGLIELRKELASYLQDAYQNEISSEHILVTSGASSALSAIYSLLTNKTVLIPEPGFPLYHKMLTQMDIAYNYYPLNIDTGWDDTLQAIEAGLQQGATAVIWNFPNNPLGLIPPEKVVQKFCELCQTYKALCISDEVYRDFNGGQSFVSPVRWLPDQTLLVYSFSKAFAMAGARIGCIAGHPLLIRKLTKIHWNTGMSSAWLSQKAAIHALTYHKDYPQRLAEDVSEKMECVTQLLSNADIPFYASRAGIFVCMDIAPLEMSAVEFADLLYKNHRIIVMPGKEFGESAQSLIRISMGEQKNVVISAIHQMMSLYTQLIKRQEVEK from the coding sequence ATGGATATGACTTCTTCGCAATCAATCATCGATGTATCATTTGGAGATATTCGTGGAGGTCCTCATGAAGGGATTCGAACGTTTGTTTCTGATCTGGCAGCTCAAGAATGGGGAGGATATACTCCACCAGCTGGATTGATAGAATTACGCAAGGAATTGGCTTCTTACCTACAGGATGCCTATCAAAATGAGATAAGTTCGGAACATATTTTGGTGACAAGTGGGGCATCTTCCGCTTTATCTGCTATCTATTCTTTGCTTACAAACAAAACAGTACTGATTCCGGAACCGGGATTTCCTCTATATCATAAAATGCTAACACAAATGGATATCGCTTATAACTATTATCCATTGAATATAGATACAGGATGGGATGATACCCTTCAAGCGATTGAGGCAGGATTGCAGCAAGGAGCAACTGCGGTAATTTGGAATTTTCCCAATAATCCTTTGGGTCTTATCCCGCCAGAGAAAGTAGTTCAGAAATTTTGTGAGCTTTGTCAAACGTATAAAGCTCTTTGTATTTCGGATGAAGTATATCGCGACTTTAATGGCGGGCAATCATTTGTCAGCCCGGTTAGATGGCTACCTGATCAAACCTTACTTGTTTACAGTTTTTCCAAGGCTTTTGCTATGGCGGGTGCAAGAATAGGATGCATTGCAGGACATCCATTGCTCATTCGTAAGTTGACTAAAATACATTGGAATACGGGCATGTCTTCTGCTTGGCTTTCTCAAAAAGCTGCTATCCATGCTCTAACCTATCATAAGGATTACCCTCAACGTTTGGCTGAGGATGTTTCGGAAAAAATGGAATGTGTAACTCAACTATTGAGCAATGCAGACATTCCTTTTTATGCTTCTCGGGCAGGGATTTTTGTATGTATGGATATTGCACCACTTGAGATGAGCGCTGTTGAATTCGCTGATTTGCTGTATAAAAATCATCGAATTATTGTTATGCCAGGTAAAGAATTTGGAGAGTCTGCCCAATCTCTCATTCGAATCAGTATGGGGGAACAAAAAAATGTGGTCATTTCGGCTATTCATCAAATGATGAGTCTGTACACTCAATTGATAAAAAGACAGGAGGTGGAGAAATGA
- a CDS encoding O-methyltransferase encodes MTELSLMPNALDEKMQQLIERLKKFQILRQDVRFDPILFHSFKQRIAGKMDVPSTTISKVMERLLFSISSSESVGNSIVLGSYCGYAMLWLAAGKYNSPSSFIHGFDINADACQQAEHNMRVAGLQHATIINRNAYEAADLYENDSVDLLFLDVENNGKSDYAPLLQQWMPKLATGAIVLAHDPLVSKFKNDFEAYHELVQQKDLFLSTLTLPIDECGVEISICK; translated from the coding sequence ATGACCGAACTATCATTAATGCCAAATGCGCTGGATGAAAAGATGCAGCAGCTAATCGAACGCCTCAAGAAATTTCAAATTCTTCGACAAGATGTACGATTTGATCCGATTCTATTTCATAGCTTCAAACAACGCATTGCAGGAAAGATGGATGTTCCTTCCACTACCATTAGTAAAGTGATGGAGCGCTTATTATTTAGTATTAGCTCTTCTGAAAGTGTAGGGAATTCGATTGTACTAGGAAGTTATTGTGGATACGCGATGTTATGGTTGGCTGCAGGCAAATATAATAGTCCATCTTCCTTTATTCATGGATTTGATATTAATGCAGATGCCTGTCAACAAGCAGAACACAATATGCGTGTAGCTGGCTTACAGCATGCAACCATCATAAATCGAAATGCTTATGAAGCAGCAGATCTTTATGAAAATGATAGTGTAGATTTGCTTTTTTTAGATGTGGAGAATAATGGGAAATCTGATTATGCTCCGTTATTGCAACAATGGATGCCCAAATTGGCAACCGGAGCCATCGTTTTAGCACATGATCCACTAGTGTCTAAATTTAAAAATGATTTTGAAGCTTATCACGAGCTGGTTCAACAAAAGGATTTGTTTCTCTCAACGTTAACTTTGCCTATCGACGAATGTGGTGTGGAAATCAGTATTTGTAAATAA
- a CDS encoding NADPH-dependent FMN reductase: protein MSNELQVTGKSLLVCGSLKPGPGKESKSAAREVLKIVKKSFADHGYDHYEYLDLRDLQLPYFDGRGPEDYTEESVKTWYQAVMSAQHLIVSAPAYWRTVSGGFTNALNVLGGPLYDYPEQADFLKGKKVSLIVVGAEYDDAVLAASQLRTTFSSMGAEVHPKEITVGNLRHADKSTQTKLAHELYQLGKWIAAQNVQEVLE from the coding sequence ATGTCAAATGAATTACAAGTTACAGGTAAAAGTCTTCTCGTATGTGGAAGTTTAAAGCCTGGACCAGGAAAAGAAAGTAAGTCAGCTGCACGCGAAGTTTTAAAAATTGTAAAGAAAAGTTTTGCTGATCATGGCTATGATCATTACGAGTATTTGGATTTGAGGGATCTTCAATTGCCTTATTTCGATGGTAGAGGTCCAGAGGATTATACAGAGGAAAGTGTGAAAACATGGTATCAAGCGGTCATGTCAGCGCAGCATTTGATTGTATCTGCACCTGCGTATTGGAGAACAGTATCGGGTGGCTTTACCAATGCGCTGAATGTACTGGGAGGTCCGCTTTACGATTATCCAGAACAAGCTGACTTTTTGAAAGGTAAAAAGGTATCGCTAATTGTTGTAGGGGCTGAATACGATGATGCTGTGCTTGCAGCTTCTCAACTTCGCACCACGTTTAGTTCCATGGGGGCGGAAGTACATCCCAAAGAAATAACAGTCGGAAATTTACGACATGCTGACAAATCAACCCAAACTAAACTTGCTCATGAGTTATATCAGTTAGGCAAATGGATTGCAGCTCAAAACGTTCAGGAGGTATTGGAATGA
- the leuD gene encoding 3-isopropylmalate dehydratase small subunit, with the protein MEAFTKLNGIVAPVDRVNVDTDAIIPKQFLKRIERTGFGQFLFYEWRWDEEGNVNENFDMNKPRYQGASVLISRANFGCGSSREHAPWAIMDYGFRCVIAPSFADIFYNNCFKNGILPIKLSEEQVQDLFERTEAHEGYTLTVDLEEKKLSDIYGLEIHFDLDEHRRQFLLQGLDDIGLTLQHGDAISEYERTRGAHLFA; encoded by the coding sequence ATGGAAGCATTTACGAAATTGAACGGTATCGTTGCCCCGGTTGACCGGGTGAACGTGGACACGGATGCAATCATCCCAAAACAATTCCTCAAGCGTATTGAGCGCACGGGCTTCGGTCAGTTTCTGTTCTACGAATGGCGCTGGGACGAAGAGGGTAATGTGAATGAGAACTTTGATATGAACAAACCGCGTTATCAGGGTGCATCCGTACTGATCTCGCGCGCCAACTTTGGCTGTGGCTCGTCTCGTGAGCACGCACCATGGGCGATTATGGACTACGGTTTCCGCTGCGTCATTGCACCTTCCTTTGCGGATATCTTCTATAATAATTGCTTCAAAAACGGCATTCTGCCAATCAAGCTGTCCGAAGAGCAGGTACAGGATCTGTTTGAACGTACGGAAGCTCATGAAGGCTACACCCTGACTGTCGATCTGGAAGAGAAAAAGCTGAGCGACATCTACGGTCTGGAAATTCATTTCGACCTTGATGAGCATCGCCGTCAATTCCTGCTGCAAGGACTGGACGATATCGGTCTGACACTTCAGCATGGCGATGCGATTAGCGAATATGAGCGTACTCGTGGTGCTCATCTATTCGCTTAA